A single window of Caldicellulosiruptor bescii DSM 6725 DNA harbors:
- a CDS encoding PD-(D/E)XK nuclease family protein, protein MVETWTGSYSKLVLFEKCPRAYYYKYICGYDYTTPALELGKKVHEEIAKFITTGVCSIEIAEFITPRVRQKQGIGTECVEKSIRFQVDDVTVEAVIDLITPDEIIDWKTNWVKNADPRQLILYHYGAKRVGLAGVGNKVYFHYLRYNEDEEVDISTNATASTLDWVKATYAAIFETRFEYDLTEDIGVFNKTDNPKNCLTCPYRTVCNNVNTTEDAVKLAREIEELEVLLELKKEMLRDYIEEYGEIQTEANVWKLTVVNNWDFDVKKVYDYIRNLGKDPLEFLNCTFTSLKRLKLSEQELEKLGTKKITYRLAKSKIKEAR, encoded by the coding sequence ATGGTAGAGACATGGACTGGGAGTTATTCGAAGTTAGTATTGTTTGAAAAATGCCCGAGAGCGTATTATTACAAGTATATTTGTGGTTATGACTATACAACACCTGCTCTGGAACTTGGTAAAAAAGTCCACGAGGAAATAGCAAAGTTTATAACTACTGGGGTGTGCAGTATTGAGATTGCAGAATTCATTACACCACGTGTCAGACAAAAACAAGGTATCGGTACTGAGTGTGTAGAAAAATCTATCAGGTTCCAGGTTGATGATGTCACAGTAGAAGCAGTAATAGACTTGATTACACCAGATGAGATAATTGACTGGAAAACAAACTGGGTGAAAAATGCTGATCCACGACAATTAATTTTATACCACTATGGTGCTAAAAGAGTAGGACTTGCAGGAGTAGGTAATAAAGTTTACTTTCATTATCTACGATACAACGAAGATGAAGAAGTTGATATCAGCACAAATGCAACTGCAAGCACACTGGATTGGGTTAAGGCAACATATGCAGCAATTTTTGAAACACGGTTTGAATACGATTTGACTGAAGATATTGGTGTTTTCAACAAAACTGATAATCCTAAAAACTGTCTAACATGTCCTTATAGAACAGTATGCAACAATGTTAATACTACTGAAGATGCTGTCAAACTTGCAAGAGAAATTGAAGAGTTAGAAGTACTGCTTGAGCTTAAAAAAGAAATGTTAAGAGATTACATTGAGGAATATGGAGAAATACAAACGGAAGCAAATGTGTGGAAACTCACAGTAGTAAATAACTGGGACTTTGATGTGAAAAAAGTCTATGACTACATTAGGAATCTTGGAAAGGACCCGTTAGAATTTCTAAACTGCACATTTACAAGCCTTAAAAGGCTAAAACTTTCAGAGCAGGAGTTGGAAAAGTTGGGTACTAAGAAAATTACTTACAGACTTGCAAAGTCAAAAATCAAAGAGGCAAGGTAG
- the bet gene encoding phage recombination protein Bet, with product MSDVKELAKIEGGTVEYDTESGKVRLSPEIVKRYLVSGDPSKVTDAEVLMFLKLCQYQKLNPFLREAYLIKYGDEPATIVVGKETFTKRASKCELCAGWQAGVIVRKYNRVNEIKRKLIEKIKTVTANEDEKKLLINFVDYVVELIKTSEYELEYRVGTLVQSDEELVGGWAKVFRKDWAVPIEISVSLQEYIRKKKDGQPTRSWREMPATMIRKVALVQALREAFPEQFQGMYALEEMPVDSAQLPTEPVSTIENYYQEPTIGTISTSYTEQANRQEEKVVPLSAKESKVEETQQSAQSTVIELHNVGVIGDPIIRQSKSKGTDYMKVKVIADEGEFEVIINQKEIMEQVEKGFIFSRVTIKKLSSGLLLVTSVEE from the coding sequence ATGAGTGATGTAAAAGAACTTGCAAAGATTGAAGGGGGAACAGTGGAATACGATACTGAAAGCGGAAAAGTTAGATTGTCGCCTGAAATTGTCAAAAGATACTTGGTCAGCGGTGACCCATCGAAGGTAACTGATGCAGAAGTGCTTATGTTTTTAAAACTCTGCCAGTACCAAAAACTTAATCCGTTCCTAAGAGAGGCATATTTGATAAAGTATGGTGACGAACCAGCTACAATTGTAGTTGGCAAAGAAACATTCACCAAAAGGGCCTCAAAATGTGAACTGTGTGCTGGCTGGCAGGCCGGGGTAATCGTGAGAAAATATAACAGAGTAAATGAAATCAAAAGGAAACTTATAGAAAAAATCAAAACGGTTACAGCAAATGAAGACGAGAAGAAACTTTTAATAAACTTTGTTGACTACGTTGTAGAACTTATAAAAACGTCAGAGTACGAATTAGAGTACAGGGTTGGAACATTGGTGCAATCGGATGAGGAACTAGTTGGTGGCTGGGCTAAAGTATTCAGAAAAGACTGGGCAGTTCCAATAGAAATTAGCGTCTCGCTACAAGAATATATAAGAAAGAAAAAAGATGGACAACCAACACGAAGTTGGAGAGAAATGCCAGCCACCATGATAAGAAAGGTTGCACTGGTACAGGCGCTCAGAGAAGCATTTCCAGAGCAGTTTCAGGGAATGTATGCCCTGGAGGAAATGCCAGTGGACAGTGCACAACTGCCAACTGAACCTGTTAGTACCATAGAAAACTACTACCAAGAGCCTACTATTGGAACAATTAGTACGAGCTATACTGAACAAGCAAATAGACAAGAAGAAAAAGTTGTTCCACTGTCTGCAAAAGAATCAAAAGTCGAAGAAACACAACAATCTGCTCAGTCTACTGTTATTGAACTCCACAACGTTGGAGTCATCGGTGACCCGATTATTCGACAATCTAAAAGCAAAGGTACTGACTACATGAAGGTAAAGGTCATCGCAGATGAAGGTGAATTTGAAGTGATTATTAACCAGAAAGAAATCATGGAACAGGTCGAAAAAGGATTCATTTTCAGCAGAGTTACAATCAAAAAACTCTCATCCGGTCTGTTGCTTGTAACTTCTGTTGAAGAATAA
- a CDS encoding DUF1281 family ferredoxin-like fold protein — translation MPNWCRNVLVVSGSEEDVIKFDRQFYNIPQVYPGHKKPTRKQYTFSALRPIPDIILQKGYWDPSEEGYRKWKEFCNKYDKYDIFFIASLEDEEFPNGYEWQCAKWGTKWDLVDDEDIDVKIEKDIGNAKIVYTFDTAWSPVAPLVVHVEKKYPNLKFELEFIEDCGGFFGYYRNGGYTVYTFEDLKRKPELLADFKYIRIHDYL, via the coding sequence ATGCCAAACTGGTGTAGAAATGTGCTTGTGGTCAGCGGTTCTGAAGAAGATGTAATAAAGTTTGACAGACAATTTTACAATATTCCGCAGGTGTATCCAGGACACAAGAAACCAACCAGAAAACAGTATACTTTCTCAGCACTCCGACCAATACCCGATATAATACTTCAAAAAGGCTACTGGGACCCAAGTGAAGAAGGTTATAGAAAATGGAAAGAGTTTTGCAACAAGTACGATAAGTATGACATCTTCTTTATCGCTTCGCTTGAGGATGAAGAATTTCCCAACGGCTACGAATGGCAATGCGCTAAATGGGGTACTAAATGGGACTTGGTGGATGATGAAGACATTGATGTCAAGATCGAAAAGGATATTGGGAACGCCAAAATAGTATATACTTTTGATACTGCTTGGTCACCAGTAGCACCGCTTGTAGTACATGTTGAAAAGAAGTATCCAAACCTTAAATTTGAACTTGAATTCATCGAAGATTGCGGTGGGTTCTTTGGATACTACAGAAATGGTGGCTATACTGTGTATACGTTTGAAGATTTGAAACGAAAACCGGAGTTGCTTGCTGATTTCAAGTACATTCGCATTCACGACTACCTGTAA
- a CDS encoding type II toxin-antitoxin system PemK/MazF family toxin, whose product MDKTLIKMKIAELEKKLEDVLDVLHPEDYSEYLDYIDWLITKTDLFLKGRSFKKGKDYKKFGTFKRGDIVLVNFGYNVGTEKNKIRWAIVIDINNLPTFGTVTVVPLTTKQGRTVNHPTCVFVGHIPPLPSNKTYVDVGNIRSISKLRIMRTVGRANNDVLNAVDEKLKELFLGKY is encoded by the coding sequence ATGGATAAAACTCTCATCAAAATGAAAATAGCAGAGTTAGAGAAAAAGTTAGAAGATGTTCTTGATGTCTTGCATCCAGAAGATTACAGTGAATATCTGGACTACATTGATTGGCTAATTACCAAGACCGACTTGTTTCTAAAAGGAAGAAGCTTTAAAAAGGGTAAAGATTACAAGAAGTTTGGCACATTCAAAAGGGGTGATATTGTTTTAGTAAATTTTGGCTATAATGTCGGGACAGAGAAAAATAAAATCCGGTGGGCCATTGTGATTGATATTAATAACTTACCTACCTTTGGGACAGTTACCGTGGTACCATTAACTACAAAGCAAGGACGCACTGTTAATCATCCTACATGTGTGTTTGTTGGTCACATTCCACCACTACCAAGTAACAAAACATATGTGGATGTAGGAAATATTCGTTCAATAAGTAAATTGAGAATAATGCGTACAGTAGGAAGAGCTAACAATGATGTACTGAATGCTGTTGATGAAAAACTAAAAGAGCTTTTTCTAGGCAAATATTGA
- a CDS encoding sigma-70 family RNA polymerase sigma factor, producing the protein MFELSFDEQKELIGRIKKGDKEAAETLIMAYEPLIISLAAKYNKPDIFEDLKQEGAVAILQAAQKFDESLGVSFVTLAIYYIKRNMDRCTNKSRTIRPPFNKPNTEIPQVISMESVINTNSHADDEELKVKDTVQDTANVEEQAMYNETLQRLIKMLSDEERKILLLRLKQYSFKEIAKELGLTEKQVATRAQKIRTKLQCLLKAS; encoded by the coding sequence ATGTTTGAGCTGAGTTTCGATGAACAAAAAGAATTGATTGGCAGAATAAAGAAAGGGGACAAAGAAGCCGCTGAAACACTTATTATGGCATATGAGCCTTTAATTATATCACTTGCCGCTAAATACAACAAACCCGACATCTTTGAAGACTTGAAGCAGGAAGGTGCAGTAGCAATCCTGCAGGCTGCCCAAAAGTTTGATGAGAGCTTGGGCGTCTCGTTTGTAACCCTCGCAATATACTATATCAAACGCAATATGGACAGATGTACCAACAAAAGCAGAACAATAAGACCACCGTTTAATAAACCCAATACTGAAATCCCGCAGGTGATTTCAATGGAATCTGTTATTAATACTAACAGTCATGCTGATGATGAAGAGCTAAAAGTTAAGGACACTGTTCAAGATACTGCTAATGTTGAAGAGCAAGCAATGTACAATGAAACTCTGCAAAGACTTATTAAAATGCTTTCAGACGAAGAAAGGAAAATTCTGTTACTGCGACTCAAACAATACAGCTTCAAGGAAATTGCAAAGGAGTTAGGACTGACTGAAAAGCAAGTTGCTACAAGAGCACAAAAAATCCGTACTAAACTCCAGTGTCTCCTGAAAGCATCGTAG
- the iscB gene encoding RNA-guided endonuclease IscB, producing the protein MVFVLNRDKTPLAPCHEAVARKLLKHGKAVIHRIYPFTIRLKEQKDTSTFKPNYRLKIDYGSRCTGIVILKNNCEVVFMMKLYHRTEIKENMDRRRSLRRSRRNRKTRYRKARFSNRRRDENWLPPTLLSRVRNIETWVKRLCKLCPVTAISYENVKFDTQKLRNPEISGIEYQHGTLQGYEVKEYLLEKFNWRCVYCGATGVPLEVEHVIPKSRGGTDRVDNLVIACHGCNQKKGNKTAEEFGYPEIQKLVKAPLRDCALVNATRWRIYEVLKNTGLPVECGSGALTKMNRIKLGLPKDHHFDAICVGYSTPNRIWLKTKTVLHVIAKGRGTRQIAILDRYGFPRGHRTRKKFFYGFQTGDMVKVVVPKGKYKGTWVGTVSCRNSGYFDIKDKTGKRIVQSISYKHCKIIQRFDGYCYELERIRISGTFPLQPVEVGASMCQ; encoded by the coding sequence ATGGTATTTGTACTGAACAGGGATAAAACACCTTTAGCACCCTGTCATGAAGCGGTTGCGAGAAAATTGCTTAAGCATGGAAAAGCAGTAATCCATAGAATCTACCCTTTCACTATAAGACTCAAAGAGCAAAAAGATACATCAACGTTCAAGCCAAACTACAGACTTAAAATTGACTATGGTAGCAGGTGCACAGGAATTGTCATATTGAAGAACAATTGCGAAGTTGTATTCATGATGAAGTTATATCACAGAACAGAGATAAAAGAGAACATGGATAGAAGACGCAGTTTGAGACGTAGTAGGAGAAATAGAAAGACAAGGTACAGAAAAGCAAGATTTTCGAACAGGAGAAGGGATGAGAATTGGTTACCGCCTACACTACTGAGCAGGGTAAGAAACATTGAAACGTGGGTAAAAAGACTTTGCAAACTGTGTCCTGTTACTGCTATTTCATATGAGAACGTCAAATTTGATACGCAGAAGCTAAGAAATCCAGAGATTTCTGGAATAGAATACCAGCATGGTACTCTTCAGGGTTATGAAGTAAAAGAATATTTGCTTGAGAAATTCAACTGGAGATGCGTCTACTGTGGTGCTACAGGAGTACCACTCGAAGTTGAACATGTCATTCCAAAGTCAAGAGGTGGAACAGACAGAGTAGACAACCTTGTCATAGCCTGCCATGGGTGTAACCAGAAAAAAGGGAATAAGACAGCGGAAGAGTTTGGGTATCCAGAGATTCAGAAACTTGTAAAAGCGCCACTAAGGGATTGTGCATTGGTTAACGCAACAAGATGGAGAATATACGAAGTTTTAAAAAACACAGGTTTACCTGTGGAATGTGGAAGTGGAGCTTTGACAAAGATGAATAGAATCAAGTTAGGACTACCAAAAGACCATCATTTTGATGCAATCTGTGTAGGGTATTCTACACCAAATAGAATTTGGCTCAAGACCAAAACTGTTTTGCACGTGATAGCGAAAGGTAGAGGCACAAGACAAATTGCTATACTTGACAGGTATGGTTTTCCACGTGGGCATAGAACTAGAAAGAAATTTTTCTATGGCTTTCAAACTGGTGATATGGTAAAAGTAGTTGTTCCGAAAGGCAAGTACAAAGGCACATGGGTAGGGACAGTATCGTGTAGAAACAGCGGGTATTTTGATATAAAGGACAAAACCGGGAAAAGGATTGTTCAGAGTATTTCATATAAACACTGCAAAATAATTCAACGATTTGATGGGTACTGCTACGAATTAGAACGAATAAGAATCTCAGGCACATTTCCACTCCAACCTGTAGAGGTTGGAGCCTCCATGTGCCAGTAG